From Oryctolagus cuniculus chromosome 17, mOryCun1.1, whole genome shotgun sequence, a single genomic window includes:
- the ABHD15 gene encoding protein ABHD15 has translation MPPWAAVLALCLAVLTLLLLLGPRLGRPWRRAVGARTRPRAPGQDGEEEAAGGGPSDQFGDGREPLPGGCSLLCKPSALAQCLLRVLRRSAALGPAPRSWLSGPHLQTLVHFVLPAGPGPELAREYLQLADDGLVALDWVVGPCAQGRRVTGAGGFRAVLLVIPNAWGRLTRNVLGLCLLAMERGYYPVIFHRRGHNGCPLVSPRLQSFGDPSDLKEAVTYIRFRHPAAPLFAVSEGSGSALLLSYLGECGSSSYVTGAACISPVLRCREWLEAGLPWPYERGFLLHQKIALSRYATALQDTVDTSRLFRSRTLREFEETLFCHTKTFPISWDTYWDRNDPLRDVDEAAVPVLCICSADDPVCGAPDLTLPAELFHSNPYFFLLLSPRGGHCGFLRREPLPAWSHEVILDSFRALTEFFRMEERLKGLSRRRASVLGGRRRWGSLQKREVSPSSSLEESFSWKRSYTR, from the exons ATGCCGCCGTGGGCCGCTGTCCTGGCGCTGTGCCTGGCCGTTCTcaccctgctcctcctgctcGGCCCGCGGCTTGGGCGCCCCTGGAGGCGCGCCGTCGGAGCCAGGACCCGGCCGCGGGCTCCGGGCCAAGACGGCGAGGAGGAGGCAGCCGGCGGAGGCCCCTCGGATCAGTTCGGCGACGGGCGCGAGCCGCTGCCGGGGGGCTGCAGCCTGCTTTGTAAGCCGTCGGCGCTGGCCCAATGCCTGCTGCGCGTGCTGCGGCGCTCGGCTGCGTTGGGGCCGGCTCCGCGCTCCTGGCTCTCCGGGCCCCACCTGCAGACCCTCGTCCACTTCGTCCTGCCGGCCGGGCCCGGGCCTGAGCTGGCCCGGGAGTACCTGCAGTTGGCAGACGACGGGCTGGTGGCCCTGGACTGGGTCGTAGGACCTTGCGCTCAGGGCCGCCGGGTCACCGGCGCCGGGGGCTTTCGGGCGGTGCTGCTGGTGATCCCCAATGCGTGGGGGCGCCTCACCCGCAAtgtgctgggcctctgcctgctggccATGGAACGCGGCTACTACCCGGTCATCTTCCACCGCCGCGGCCACAACGGCTGCCCGCTGGTCAGCCCCCGGCTGCAGTCCTTCGGGGACCCGTCGGACCTCAAGGAGGCGGTCACTTACATCCGCTTCCGACACCCTGCGGCCCCGCTGTTCGCGGTGAGCGAGGGCTCGGGCTCGGCGCTGCTGCTGTCCTACCTGGGCGAGTGCGGCTCCTCAAGCTACGTGACCGGCGCCGCCTGCATCTCGCCGGTGCTGCGCTGCCGCGAGTGGCTCGAAGCCGGCCTTCCGTGGCCCTACGAGCGGGGCTTTCTGCTCCACCAGAAGATCGCCCTCAGCAG GTACGCCACGGCCCTGCAGGACACGGTGGACACCAGCAGGCTGTTCAGAAGCCGCACCCTGCGGGAGTTCGAGGAGACCCTCTTCTGCCACACCAAGACCTTCCCCATCAGCTGGGACACCTACTGGGACCGCAACGACCCCCTCCGGGACGTGGACGAGGCGGCCGTGCCCGTGCTGTGCATCTGCAGTGCCGACGACCCCGTGTGCGGGGCCCCGGACCTCACCCTGCCCGCCGAGCTCTTCCACAGCAACCCCtacttcttcctgctgctcagtcCTCGCGGAGGCCACTGCGGCTTCCTGCGCCGGGAGCCCCTGCCGGCCTGGAGCCACGAGGTCATCCTGGACTCCTTCAGGGCCTTGACTGAGTTCTTCCGGATGGAAGAGAGGCTGAAAGGGCTGAGCAGGCGCCGAGCGTCAGTCTTAGGGGGCCGGCGTCGCTGGGGAAGCCTGCAGAAGCGGGAGgtctctccctcttccagtcTGGAGGAGAGCTTTAGCTGGAAGCGATCATACACGAGGTGA
- the TP53I13 gene encoding tumor protein p53-inducible protein 13 isoform X4, with protein MARHGAPGGQAAAGRPRAELASVSAAPPGAQSPLARAGGRAPFGLAAAPQRQPKGSRPGPLYSDCDKQGHRVKAAGARGRVRTEGAGARGSRAGGEHQRPPPLGLTRPAAGGRDPVSLLAAAPRGSQGPALADLSVGLGPARPRNGTVTRRRRRGERRVAPDSGFAARRCPHPCDVPLAPRGARRAGKSEEGFTGYKQPHAPESERGALRGVVTGPAEEAGVGCPEGLWPLPPQRGPWDLPAPPHPTQGAPRCSKLSSLSMCRCPQE; from the exons ATGGCGAGGCACGGAGCCCCCGGCGGGCAGGCTGCAGCGGGCCGCCCCCGCGCCGAGCTCGCCTCTGTGTCCGCGGCTCCGCCTGGCGCCCAGAGCCCTCtcgcgcgggcgggcgggcgggcgccctTCGGATTGGCTGCGGCCCCGCAGAGGCAGCCAAAGGGCTCCCGCCCGGGCCCTTTGTACAGCGATTGCGACAAGCAGGGGCACAGGGTGAAAGCGGCCGGGGCGAGGGGGAGGGTGCGAACGGAGGGGGCGGGAGCCCGAGGCTCGCGGGCCGGGGGCGAGCACCAGAGGCCCCCACCCCTCGGCCTAACGCGGCCTGCGGCAGGCGGGAGAGACCCTGTGTCGCTGCTCGCGGCTGCTCCCCGCGGCTCCCAGGGTCCCGCGCTCGCAGACCTCAGTGTGGGTCTCGGCCCCGCCAGACCCCGCAACGGCACAGtcacgcggcggcggcggcggggtgaGAGGAGGGTGGCCCCCGACAGCGGGTTTGCGGCGAGACGGTGCCCGCACCCGTGCGACGTCCCGCTGGCTCCGCGAGGAGCCCGGCGAGCGGGGAAGAGCGAGGAAGGCTTCACCGGGTATAAACAGCCCCACGCCCCCGAGAGCGAGCGGGGCGCCCTGCGAGGG GTGGTGACTGGGCCGGCGGAGGAGGCAGGAGTCGGCTGTCCGGAGGGCCTGTGGCCTCTGCCCCCACAG CGTGGCCCTTGGGACCTGCCAGCACCTCCTCACCCAACACAGGGCGCACCCCGCTGCTCTAAGCTGTCGTCTTTGTCCATGTGTAGGTGTCCCCAAGAGTGA
- the TP53I13 gene encoding tumor protein p53-inducible protein 13 isoform X2: protein MAPPPPPSPQLLLLAALAGLLGPGEVVTGPAEEAGVGCPEGLWPLPPQVSPRVTYTRVSPAQAKAVGFLYHPCAHPWLKLRLALLAHTLVTKPPLAPDSSLTRERPVVLTAWGVALEMAWIEPAWAAHWLKRRRRQRQRKEWPHSVGLSGAPPSAGAGLCGRRCAQALALARQSWWPPGAAGTSRGPRQPSPSGAKRRGLRAALGLQPTPSGPRPASSSSWSLKSQQRMLGALDKGSKTTVLPGLPESKASSRTEALEPHGQGSPGGCACPTQPSPAPRAAAPPRAAQGPTPRTEEAAWAAMALTFLLVLLTLATLCTRLHRNFRRGESIYWGPSADSQDTVAAVLKRRLLMPPRRGKRSRRRPLLPPTPDSGPDGDSSD, encoded by the exons AtggcgcctcctcctcctccttcgccccagctgcttctcctggccgCCCTGGCGGGGCTCCTGGGTCCCGGCGAG GTGGTGACTGGGCCGGCGGAGGAGGCAGGAGTCGGCTGTCCGGAGGGCCTGTGGCCTCTGCCCCCACAG GTGTCCCCAAGAGTGACCTACACACGTGTGAGCCCAGCGCAG GCCAAGGCCGTCGGCTTCCTCTACCACCCCTGTGCCCACCCCTGGCTGAAGCTCCGGCTTGCCCTCCTGGCCCACACGTTGGTGACGAAGCCCCCGCTTGCCCCCGACTCCAGTCTTACTCGGGAGCGG CCCGTGGTGCTGACAGCCTGGGGGGTGGCCCTGGAGATGGCATGGATAGAGCCAGCCTGGGCCGCCCACTGGCTGaagaggcggcggcggcagcgacAGAGAAAGGAGTGGCCCCACTCTGTCGGGCTTTCTGgggcccctccctctgctggagcggggctgtgtgggaggaggTGTGCCCAG GCCCTGGCCCTTGCTCGGCAGAGCTGGTGGCCCCCAGGTGCTGCAGGGACATCCAGAGGGCCCAGACAGCCCTCTCCCAGTGGTGCCAAGAGGCGGGGGCTGCGGGCCGCCCTGGGTCTCCAGCCCACTCCCTCAGGCCCGAGACCTGCCTCGTCTTCCTCCTGGAGCTTGAAGTCCCAGCAGCGCATGTTGGGAGCCTTAGATAAGGGGAGTAAAACTACAGTGCTGCCTGGGCTCCCTGAGAGCAAGGCCAGCTCCAGGACAGAGGCTCTGGAGCCCCATGGGCAAGGCAGCCCCGGCGGCTGTGCCTGccccactcagccttccccagcccCGCGGGCAGCAGCGCCTCCGCGGGCAGCTCAGGGCCCCACACCACGCACCGAGGAGGCCGCCTGGGCGGCCATGGCCCTGACCTTCCTGTTGGTGCTGCTCACGCTGGCCACACTCTGCACTCGGCTGCACCGAAACTTCCGAAGAGGGGAGAGCATCTACTGGGGGCCCTCCGCGGACAGCCAGGACACGGTGGCCG CTGTGCTGAAGCGGAGGTTGCTAATGCCTCCGCGCCGCGGCAAGCGTTCCCGACGGAGACCCCTCCTTCCGCCCACACCGGACAGTGGCCCGGATGGGGACAGCTCTGACtga
- the TP53I13 gene encoding tumor protein p53-inducible protein 13 isoform X3: MAPPPPPSPQLLLLAALAGLLGPGEVVTGPAEEAGVGCPEGLWPLPPQAKAVGFLYHPCAHPWLKLRLALLAHTLVTKPPLAPDSSLTRERPVVLTAWGVALEMAWIEPAWAAHWLKRRRRQRQRKEWPHSVGLSGAPPSAGAGLCGRRCAQALALARQSWWPPGAAGTSRGPRQPSPSGAKRRGLRAALGLQPTPSGPRPASSSSWSLKSQQRMLGALDKGSKTTVLPGLPESKASSRTEALEPHGQGSPGGCACPTQPSPAPRAAAPPRAAQGPTPRTEEAAWAAMALTFLLVLLTLATLCTRLHRNFRRGESIYWGPSADSQDTVAAVLKRRLLMPPRRGKRSRRRPLLPPTPDSGPDGDSSD, encoded by the exons AtggcgcctcctcctcctccttcgccccagctgcttctcctggccgCCCTGGCGGGGCTCCTGGGTCCCGGCGAG GTGGTGACTGGGCCGGCGGAGGAGGCAGGAGTCGGCTGTCCGGAGGGCCTGTGGCCTCTGCCCCCACAG GCCAAGGCCGTCGGCTTCCTCTACCACCCCTGTGCCCACCCCTGGCTGAAGCTCCGGCTTGCCCTCCTGGCCCACACGTTGGTGACGAAGCCCCCGCTTGCCCCCGACTCCAGTCTTACTCGGGAGCGG CCCGTGGTGCTGACAGCCTGGGGGGTGGCCCTGGAGATGGCATGGATAGAGCCAGCCTGGGCCGCCCACTGGCTGaagaggcggcggcggcagcgacAGAGAAAGGAGTGGCCCCACTCTGTCGGGCTTTCTGgggcccctccctctgctggagcggggctgtgtgggaggaggTGTGCCCAG GCCCTGGCCCTTGCTCGGCAGAGCTGGTGGCCCCCAGGTGCTGCAGGGACATCCAGAGGGCCCAGACAGCCCTCTCCCAGTGGTGCCAAGAGGCGGGGGCTGCGGGCCGCCCTGGGTCTCCAGCCCACTCCCTCAGGCCCGAGACCTGCCTCGTCTTCCTCCTGGAGCTTGAAGTCCCAGCAGCGCATGTTGGGAGCCTTAGATAAGGGGAGTAAAACTACAGTGCTGCCTGGGCTCCCTGAGAGCAAGGCCAGCTCCAGGACAGAGGCTCTGGAGCCCCATGGGCAAGGCAGCCCCGGCGGCTGTGCCTGccccactcagccttccccagcccCGCGGGCAGCAGCGCCTCCGCGGGCAGCTCAGGGCCCCACACCACGCACCGAGGAGGCCGCCTGGGCGGCCATGGCCCTGACCTTCCTGTTGGTGCTGCTCACGCTGGCCACACTCTGCACTCGGCTGCACCGAAACTTCCGAAGAGGGGAGAGCATCTACTGGGGGCCCTCCGCGGACAGCCAGGACACGGTGGCCG CTGTGCTGAAGCGGAGGTTGCTAATGCCTCCGCGCCGCGGCAAGCGTTCCCGACGGAGACCCCTCCTTCCGCCCACACCGGACAGTGGCCCGGATGGGGACAGCTCTGACtga
- the TP53I13 gene encoding tumor protein p53-inducible protein 13 isoform X1 → MAWIEPAWAAHWLKRRRRQRQRKEWPHSVGLSGAPPSAGAGLCGRRCAQALALARQSWWPPGAAGTSRGPRQPSPSGAKRRGLRAALGLQPTPSGPRPASSSSWSLKSQQRMLGALDKGSKTTVLPGLPESKASSRTEALEPHGQGSPGGCACPTQPSPAPRAAAPPRAAQGPTPRTEEAAWAAMALTFLLVLLTLATLCTRLHRNFRRGESIYWGPSADSQDTVAAVLKRRLLMPPRRGKRSRRRPLLPPTPDSGPDGDSSD, encoded by the exons ATGGCATGGATAGAGCCAGCCTGGGCCGCCCACTGGCTGaagaggcggcggcggcagcgacAGAGAAAGGAGTGGCCCCACTCTGTCGGGCTTTCTGgggcccctccctctgctggagcggggctgtgtgggaggaggTGTGCCCAG GCCCTGGCCCTTGCTCGGCAGAGCTGGTGGCCCCCAGGTGCTGCAGGGACATCCAGAGGGCCCAGACAGCCCTCTCCCAGTGGTGCCAAGAGGCGGGGGCTGCGGGCCGCCCTGGGTCTCCAGCCCACTCCCTCAGGCCCGAGACCTGCCTCGTCTTCCTCCTGGAGCTTGAAGTCCCAGCAGCGCATGTTGGGAGCCTTAGATAAGGGGAGTAAAACTACAGTGCTGCCTGGGCTCCCTGAGAGCAAGGCCAGCTCCAGGACAGAGGCTCTGGAGCCCCATGGGCAAGGCAGCCCCGGCGGCTGTGCCTGccccactcagccttccccagcccCGCGGGCAGCAGCGCCTCCGCGGGCAGCTCAGGGCCCCACACCACGCACCGAGGAGGCCGCCTGGGCGGCCATGGCCCTGACCTTCCTGTTGGTGCTGCTCACGCTGGCCACACTCTGCACTCGGCTGCACCGAAACTTCCGAAGAGGGGAGAGCATCTACTGGGGGCCCTCCGCGGACAGCCAGGACACGGTGGCCG CTGTGCTGAAGCGGAGGTTGCTAATGCCTCCGCGCCGCGGCAAGCGTTCCCGACGGAGACCCCTCCTTCCGCCCACACCGGACAGTGGCCCGGATGGGGACAGCTCTGACtga
- the GIT1 gene encoding ARF GTPase-activating protein GIT1 isoform X2 yields the protein MSRKGPRAEVCADCSAPDPGWASISRGVLVCDECCSVHRSLGRHISIVKHLRHSAWPPTLLQMVHTLASNGANSIWEHSLLDPAQVQSGRRKANPQDKVHPIKSEFIRAKYQMLAFVHKLPCRDDDGVTAKDLSKQLHSSVRTGNLETCLRLLSLGAQANFFHPEKGTTPLHVAAKAGQTLQAELLVVYGADPGSPDVNGRTPIDYARQAGHHELAERLVECQYELTDRLAFYLCGRKPDHKNGHYIIPQMADSLDLSELAKAAKKKLQALSNRLFEELAMDVYDEVDRRENDAVWLATQNHSTLVTERSAVPFLPVNPEYSATRNQGRQKLARFNAREFATLIIDILSEAKRRQQGKSLSSPTDHLELSARSQSDLDDQHDYDSVASDEDTDQEPLRSAGATRNNRARSMDSSDLSDGAVTLQEYLELKKALATSEAKVQQLMKVNSSLSDELRRLQREIHKLQAENLQLRQPPGPAPTPPLPSERAEHTPMGPGGSTHRRDRQAFSMYEPGSALKPFGGGAPADELSTRLQPFHSSELEDDTMYSVHVPAGLYRIRKGVSASAVPFTPSSPLLSSSQEGSRHASKLSRHGSGADSDYENTQSGDPLLGLEGKRFLELGKEEDLHPELESLDGDLDPGLPSTEDVILKTEQVTKNIQELLRAAQEFKHDSFVPCSEKIHLAVTEMASLFPKRPALEPVRSSLRLLNASAYRLQSECRKTVPPEPGAPVDFQLLTQQVIQCAYDIAKAAKQLVTITTREKKQ from the exons ACCCTGGCTGGGCATCCATCAGCAGGGGTGTGCTGGTGTGTGACGAGTGCTGCAGTGTGCACCGGAGCCTGGGACGCCACATCTCCATTGTCAAGCACCTTCGCCACAGCGCCTGGCCTCCCACACTGCTGCAG ATGGTGCACACGCTCGCCAGCAACGGGGCCAACTCCATCTGGGAGCACTCCCTGCTGGACCCCGCACAAGTGCAGAGCGGCCGGCGCAAAGCCAACCCGCAAGACAAAGTCCA CCCCATCAAGTCCGAGTTCATCAGGGCCAAGTACCAGATGCTGGCGTTTGTGCACAAGCTTCCCTGCCGGGACGATGATGGGGTCACCGCCAAAGACCTCAGCAAG CAACTGCACTCAAGCGTGCGGACCGGCAACCTGGAGACATGTCTGCGCCTGCTGTCCTTGGGCGCCCAGGCCAACTTCTTCCACCCAGAGAAGGGCACCACACCCCTGCACGTGGCTGCCAAGGCAGGGcagacgctgcaggcagagctgctggTCGTGTACGGGGCTGACCCTGGCTCCCCCGACGTTAATGGCCGCACACCCATCGACTATGCCAG GCAGGCCGGGCACCATGAACTGGCGGAAAGGCTAGTCGAGTGCCAGTATGAGCTCACTGACCGGCTGGCCTTCTACCTCTGTGGACGTAAGCCGG atCACAAGAATGGGCATTACATCATCCCACAGATGGCTGACAG CCTGGACCTGTCTGAGTTGGCAAAAGCTGCAAAGAAGAAGCTGCAGGCG ctCAGCAACCGGCTTTTTGAAGAGCTTGCCATGGACGTGTATGACGAGGTAGACCGGAGAGAGAATGACGCGG TGTGGCTGGCCACCCAGAACCACAGCACACTGGTGACGGAGCGCAGCGCCGTGCCCTTCCTGCCGGTTAACCCGGAGTACTCGGCTACCCGGAATCAG GGGCGACAGAAGTTGGCCCGCTTCAACGCCCGCGAGTTTGCCACCTTGATCATCGACATTCTCAGCGAGGCCAAGCGGAGGCAGCAGGGAAAGAGCCTGAGCAGCCCGACAG ACCACCTCGAGCTGTCTGCACGGAGCCAGAGCGACCTGGACGACCAGCACGACTACGACAGCGTAGCCTCTGACGAGGACACGGACCAGGAGCCCCTGCGCAGTGCCGGCGCCACCCGGAACAACCGCGCCCGG AGCATGGACTCCTCGGACCTGTCGGACGGGGCGGTGACGCTGCAGGAGTACCTGGAGCTGAAGAAGGCCCTGGCCACCTCGGAGGCCAAAGTGCAGCAGCTCATGAAGGTCAACAGCAGCCTGAGCGACGAGCTCCGGCGGCTACAGAGGGAG ATCCACAAGCTGCAGGCAGAGAACCTGCAGCTGCGGCAGCCCCCGGGGCCGGCGCCCACACCCCCGCTCCCCAGTGAGCGGGCGGAACACACCCCCATGGGGCCCGGCGGGAGCACCCACCGCAGGGACCGCCAGGCCTTCTCCATGTACGAGCCGGGCTCTGCCCTGAAGCCCTTCGGCGGCGGCGCGCCTGCGGACGAGCTCAGCACGCGGCTGCAGCCGTTCCACAGCTCC GAGCTCGAGGACGACACCATGTACTCGGTGCATGTCCCTGCTGGCCTCTACCGG ATCCGGAAGGGGGTGTCTGCCTCAGCCGTGCCCTTCACGCCCTCCTCCCCGCTTCTGTCCAGCTCCCAGGAAGGAAGCCGCCACGCG AGCAAGCTCTCGCGCCACGGCAGCGGTGCTGACAGCGACTATGAGAACACACAGAGCGGGGACCCACTGCTGGG GCTGGAAGGGAAGCGGTTTCTGGAGCTAGGCAAAGAGGAGGACTTGCACCCGGAGTTGGAGAGCCTGGACGGGGACCTGGACCCCGGGCTGCCCAGCACAGAGGACGTCATTCTGAAGACAGAGCAGGTCACCAAGAACATCCAGGAGCTGCTGCGGGCGGCCCAGGAGTTCAAGCATGACAG CTTTGTGCCCTGCTCAGAGAAGATCCATCTGGCTGTGACCGAGATGGCCTCTCTCTTCCCAAAG AGGCCAGCCCTGGAGCCGGTGCGCAGCTCCCTCCGGCTGCTCAACGCCAGCGCCTACCGGCTGCAGAGTGAGTGCCGGAAGACGGTGCCGCCGGAGCCTGGCGCCCCCGTGGACTTCCAGCTGCTGACTCAGCAGGTGATCCAGTGCGCCTACGACATTGCCAAGGCTGCCAAGCAGCTGGTCACCATCACCACCCGAGAGAAGAAGCAGTGA
- the GIT1 gene encoding ARF GTPase-activating protein GIT1 isoform X1, whose translation MSRKGPRAEVCADCSAPDPGWASISRGVLVCDECCSVHRSLGRHISIVKHLRHSAWPPTLLQMVHTLASNGANSIWEHSLLDPAQVQSGRRKANPQDKVHPIKSEFIRAKYQMLAFVHKLPCRDDDGVTAKDLSKQLHSSVRTGNLETCLRLLSLGAQANFFHPEKGTTPLHVAAKAGQTLQAELLVVYGADPGSPDVNGRTPIDYARQAGHHELAERLVECQYELTDRLAFYLCGRKPDHKNGHYIIPQMADRSRQKCMSQSLDLSELAKAAKKKLQALSNRLFEELAMDVYDEVDRRENDAVWLATQNHSTLVTERSAVPFLPVNPEYSATRNQGRQKLARFNAREFATLIIDILSEAKRRQQGKSLSSPTDHLELSARSQSDLDDQHDYDSVASDEDTDQEPLRSAGATRNNRARSMDSSDLSDGAVTLQEYLELKKALATSEAKVQQLMKVNSSLSDELRRLQREIHKLQAENLQLRQPPGPAPTPPLPSERAEHTPMGPGGSTHRRDRQAFSMYEPGSALKPFGGGAPADELSTRLQPFHSSELEDDTMYSVHVPAGLYRIRKGVSASAVPFTPSSPLLSSSQEGSRHASKLSRHGSGADSDYENTQSGDPLLGLEGKRFLELGKEEDLHPELESLDGDLDPGLPSTEDVILKTEQVTKNIQELLRAAQEFKHDSFVPCSEKIHLAVTEMASLFPKRPALEPVRSSLRLLNASAYRLQSECRKTVPPEPGAPVDFQLLTQQVIQCAYDIAKAAKQLVTITTREKKQ comes from the exons ACCCTGGCTGGGCATCCATCAGCAGGGGTGTGCTGGTGTGTGACGAGTGCTGCAGTGTGCACCGGAGCCTGGGACGCCACATCTCCATTGTCAAGCACCTTCGCCACAGCGCCTGGCCTCCCACACTGCTGCAG ATGGTGCACACGCTCGCCAGCAACGGGGCCAACTCCATCTGGGAGCACTCCCTGCTGGACCCCGCACAAGTGCAGAGCGGCCGGCGCAAAGCCAACCCGCAAGACAAAGTCCA CCCCATCAAGTCCGAGTTCATCAGGGCCAAGTACCAGATGCTGGCGTTTGTGCACAAGCTTCCCTGCCGGGACGATGATGGGGTCACCGCCAAAGACCTCAGCAAG CAACTGCACTCAAGCGTGCGGACCGGCAACCTGGAGACATGTCTGCGCCTGCTGTCCTTGGGCGCCCAGGCCAACTTCTTCCACCCAGAGAAGGGCACCACACCCCTGCACGTGGCTGCCAAGGCAGGGcagacgctgcaggcagagctgctggTCGTGTACGGGGCTGACCCTGGCTCCCCCGACGTTAATGGCCGCACACCCATCGACTATGCCAG GCAGGCCGGGCACCATGAACTGGCGGAAAGGCTAGTCGAGTGCCAGTATGAGCTCACTGACCGGCTGGCCTTCTACCTCTGTGGACGTAAGCCGG atCACAAGAATGGGCATTACATCATCCCACAGATGGCTGACAG GTCTCGGCAAAAGTGCATGTCTCAGAG CCTGGACCTGTCTGAGTTGGCAAAAGCTGCAAAGAAGAAGCTGCAGGCG ctCAGCAACCGGCTTTTTGAAGAGCTTGCCATGGACGTGTATGACGAGGTAGACCGGAGAGAGAATGACGCGG TGTGGCTGGCCACCCAGAACCACAGCACACTGGTGACGGAGCGCAGCGCCGTGCCCTTCCTGCCGGTTAACCCGGAGTACTCGGCTACCCGGAATCAG GGGCGACAGAAGTTGGCCCGCTTCAACGCCCGCGAGTTTGCCACCTTGATCATCGACATTCTCAGCGAGGCCAAGCGGAGGCAGCAGGGAAAGAGCCTGAGCAGCCCGACAG ACCACCTCGAGCTGTCTGCACGGAGCCAGAGCGACCTGGACGACCAGCACGACTACGACAGCGTAGCCTCTGACGAGGACACGGACCAGGAGCCCCTGCGCAGTGCCGGCGCCACCCGGAACAACCGCGCCCGG AGCATGGACTCCTCGGACCTGTCGGACGGGGCGGTGACGCTGCAGGAGTACCTGGAGCTGAAGAAGGCCCTGGCCACCTCGGAGGCCAAAGTGCAGCAGCTCATGAAGGTCAACAGCAGCCTGAGCGACGAGCTCCGGCGGCTACAGAGGGAG ATCCACAAGCTGCAGGCAGAGAACCTGCAGCTGCGGCAGCCCCCGGGGCCGGCGCCCACACCCCCGCTCCCCAGTGAGCGGGCGGAACACACCCCCATGGGGCCCGGCGGGAGCACCCACCGCAGGGACCGCCAGGCCTTCTCCATGTACGAGCCGGGCTCTGCCCTGAAGCCCTTCGGCGGCGGCGCGCCTGCGGACGAGCTCAGCACGCGGCTGCAGCCGTTCCACAGCTCC GAGCTCGAGGACGACACCATGTACTCGGTGCATGTCCCTGCTGGCCTCTACCGG ATCCGGAAGGGGGTGTCTGCCTCAGCCGTGCCCTTCACGCCCTCCTCCCCGCTTCTGTCCAGCTCCCAGGAAGGAAGCCGCCACGCG AGCAAGCTCTCGCGCCACGGCAGCGGTGCTGACAGCGACTATGAGAACACACAGAGCGGGGACCCACTGCTGGG GCTGGAAGGGAAGCGGTTTCTGGAGCTAGGCAAAGAGGAGGACTTGCACCCGGAGTTGGAGAGCCTGGACGGGGACCTGGACCCCGGGCTGCCCAGCACAGAGGACGTCATTCTGAAGACAGAGCAGGTCACCAAGAACATCCAGGAGCTGCTGCGGGCGGCCCAGGAGTTCAAGCATGACAG CTTTGTGCCCTGCTCAGAGAAGATCCATCTGGCTGTGACCGAGATGGCCTCTCTCTTCCCAAAG AGGCCAGCCCTGGAGCCGGTGCGCAGCTCCCTCCGGCTGCTCAACGCCAGCGCCTACCGGCTGCAGAGTGAGTGCCGGAAGACGGTGCCGCCGGAGCCTGGCGCCCCCGTGGACTTCCAGCTGCTGACTCAGCAGGTGATCCAGTGCGCCTACGACATTGCCAAGGCTGCCAAGCAGCTGGTCACCATCACCACCCGAGAGAAGAAGCAGTGA